The Brassica napus cultivar Da-Ae chromosome C7, Da-Ae, whole genome shotgun sequence genome has a segment encoding these proteins:
- the LOC106376417 gene encoding probable RNA-dependent RNA polymerase 5 isoform X1 — MENRTSQHVNGGDQASSRSENTLPGPVEAILEEVYRKHNLGPISDETRQRLSLVSEELASDTLREVLNSNHVRTTHDRFINFLLDQAINGSPQSPPARHRLRLREEMSLDSEAPSPKCMKRESYEGSQHIPPEILALGELEFKKAFLLLSYIPGKSLAQVITADEIMQWKDLSMVAYEAVVWERLGKDYCSPTDRTVALEWDSGKTHYYQCHVALDGSYTLKGPLLEPTGTHLHKVLGDDNVLTVKFADVQNKSSTCSNDPYSAYKRIAKDGIMIGLRRYQFFVFKDGGKEEKKKDFSTKGVKCYFIRTDSASSNDLGDPYIFSWKSIHEARMHFMHVHTLPSLAKYMARFSLILSKTKKLEVDMAGITFEEIDDIHCRLQDENDKDVLDKNGKPRIHSDGTGYISEDLARMCPVNVYKGKCLRSDTVQVQGACKQDPPLLIQARMFYDGFAVKGTFLLKKKLPPRTVQVRPSMIKVSKDPALSNISTFNSLEVVNTSNPPKRTKLSRNLVALLSYGGVPDEFFLDILLNTLEEHKTIFNNKRAALKAALNYGDMDDHNAAQMILAGIPLDEPHLQDQLFTFSKTEKNGLKAGRLPVSESYYLMGTVDPTGELKEDEVCVILESGQISGNVLVYRNPGLHFGDIHVLKATYVQALEEYVGNSKYGVFFPQKGPRSLGDEIAGGDFDGDMYFISRNPELLEHFKSSDPWVSLTPPDNINSAKNPSELSPEELEEELFNMFLKTRFHASNVVGMAADSWLTIMDQFLTLGDERAKEKAEMKEKLLKLTDIYYDALDAPKKGAKFYLPQELKSDVFPHYMERGQKFKSTSILGMIYDFVKSQAPGEHTPSSEINKLTCFKDEPVSDFHMEKYGRWYDDYRKEMSKALSNKDESAGEVIQRHKQEKNESASEVIQRYKHEFYGAAGFEDSKKSLEELYPQALALYKIVYDHAIKMNNVRNCGFVWKVAGSVLCRFYLEKTQEKSFVSSPAVLKELWG, encoded by the exons ATGGAAAACAGAACTAGTCAGCATGTTAACGGTGgcgatcaagcttcttcacggTCAGAGAACACTCTTCCTGGTCCTGTTGAAGCAATTTTGGAGGAAGTCTACAGGAAACACAATCTTGGTCCGATAAGTGATGAGACTAGGCAGAGACTGTCTTTGGTTTCTGAGGAGTTGGCTTCTGATACTCTCAGGGAAGTCTTAAACTCCAATCATGTGAGGACGACCCACGATAGATTCATCAACTTTTTGCTTGACCAGGCCATTAATGGCTCTCCACAGTCTCCTCCTGCAAGACACCGTCTTCGTCTTCGAG AAGAGATGTCTCTTGACTCTGAAGCTCCTTCTCCAAAGTGTATGAAAAGAGAAAGCTATGAAGGATCTCAGCACATTCCTCCTGAGATCTTAGCTTTGGGTGAACTTGAGTTTAAGAAGGCGTTTCTGTTGCTTAGCTACATTCCTGG GAAATCGCTGGCTCAGGTTATAACTGCTGATGAGATCATGCAGTGGAAGGACTTGTCTATGGTTGCATATGAGGCAGTGGTCTGGGAGCGCTTGGGAAAGGATTATTGTTCCCCAACAGACCGTACAGTG GCACTTGAATGGGATAGTGGCAAGACTCATTATTATCAGTGTCATGTTGCTTTGGACGGAAGTTACACACTCAAG GGTCCTCTTCTTGAACCCACTGGAACACACTTGCACAAGGTCTTGGGTGATGATAATGTTTTGACAGTCAAGTTTGCAGATGTCCAAAACAAATCGTCAACTTGTAGTAATGACCCTTACTCTGCATACAAAAGGATTGCCAAGGATGGTATCATGATTGGGTTACGCCGTTATCAATTTTTTG TTTTCAAAGATGGAgggaaagaagagaagaagaaagactttTCTACAAAAGGAGTGAAATGCTACTTTATACGCACAGACTCTGCATCTTCGAATGACTTGGGAGATCCCTATATCTTTTCATGGAAGTCAATCCATGAAGCTCGTATGCATTTTATGCATGTCCACACATTGCCATCTCTTGCCAAGTATATGGCAAG GTTTTCTTTAATTCTTTCAAAGACTAAGAAGCTTGAAGTTGACATGGCTGGGATTACCTTTGAAGAAATAGATGATATACACTGCCGT TTGCAGGATGAGAATGATAAAGATGTTCTTGATAAGAATGGGAAACCTCGTATACATTCAGATGGCACTGGCTACATCTCTGAGGACCTTGCTCGGATGTGTCCAGTAAATGTGTATAAAGGGAAATGTCTCAGGAGTGATACTGTTCAG gTGCAGGGAGCCTGTAAACAAGACCCG CCTCTTCTGATCCAGGCCCGGATGTTTTATGATGGCTTTGCTGTTAAGGGAACTTTTCTCTTAAAAAAGAAA CTTCCTCCTCGAACTGTCCAGGTTCGACCTTCTATGATCAAAGTCTCTAAAGATCCAGCTTTGTCAAATATTAGCACCTTTAACTCCTTAGAGGTAGTCAATACAAG TAATCCACCAAAAAGAACAAAGTTATCAAGAAACTTGGTTGCGCTGCTTAGCTATGGAGGAGTCCCTGATGAATTCTTTCTGGATATTTTGCTCAACACGCTGGAAGAGCACAAAACCatcttcaacaacaaacgtgctGCTCTTAAAG CTGCCCTTAATTATGGAGATATGGACGATCACAACGCTGCACAAATGATTTTGGCTGGTATCCCACTTGACGAACCACACTTGCAGGATCAGCTGTTTACTTTTTCAAAAACAGAGAAGAATGGTCTCAAAGCAGGAAGGCTTCCTGTCAGTGAATCATACTATCTCATGGGTACCGTTGATCCCACCGGAGAGTTGAAGGAAGATGAAGTCTGTGTCATCCT CGAGTCTGGCCAAATCTCAGGGAATGTGCTAGTTTACAGGAATCCTGGACTACATTTTGGGGACATACATGTACTTAAGGCAACATATGTCCAGGCCTTGGAGGAGTATGTAGGAAACTCCAAGTATGGTGTGTTCTTCCCTCAGAAAGGTCCAAGATCTTTGGGTGATGAGATTGCAGGTGGTGACTTTGATGGTGATATGTATTTCATCTCCAGAAATCCAGAG CTACTTGAACacttcaaatcaagtgatccctgGGTGAGTTTGACTCCTCCTGATAACATTAACTCTGCTAAGAACCCAAGCGAGCTTTCACCAGAAGAGTTGGAAGAAGAGCTTTTCAATATGTTCTTGAAGACAAGATTCCATGCTAG CAATGTTGTAGGGATGGCTGCTGATAGCTGGTTAACAATAATGGACCAATTTCTCACACTAGGAGATGAGAGGGCTAAGGAAAAAGCTGAAATGAAGGAGAAATTGTTGAAGCTGACTGATATATACTATGATGCTCTTGATGCACCCAAGAAAGGTGCTAAGTTCTATCTTCCTCAGGAGCTGAAGTCTGACGTTTTCCCACATTACATGGAGCGGGGTCAGAAGTTCAAGTCCACTTCTATTCTTGGAATGATCTATGACTTTGTTAAATCACAAGCACCAGGGGAACACACACCATCATCTG AAATCAATAAACTCACATGTTTCAAAGATGAGCCGGTCTCTGATTTTCATATGGAGAAATATGGACGGTGGTATGATGATTACAGAAAGGAGATGAGCAAGGCGTTGAGTAACAAAGATGAATCAGCCGGTGAAGTTATTCAGAGACACAAGCAGGAAAAAAATGAATCAGCCAGTGAAGTTATCCAGAGATACAAGCAC GAGTTCTATGGTGCTGCAGGGTTTGAAGACAGCAAGAAGAGTCTGGAAGAACTTTATCCGCAAGCCTTGGCACTTTACAAGATCGTGTACGATCATGCAATCAAAATGAATAACGTTCGAAACTGTGGGTTTGTGTGGAAGGTTGCAGGATCGGTCCTGTGCAGGTTCTACCTTGAGAAAACGCAGGAGAAATCCTTCGTATCTTCACCCGCTGTGCTTAAAGAGCTTTGGGGATGA
- the LOC106376417 gene encoding probable RNA-dependent RNA polymerase 5 isoform X3, translating to MENRTSQHVNGGDQASSRSENTLPGPVEAILEEVYRKHNLGPISDETRQRLSLVSEELASDTLREVLNSNHVRTTHDRFINFLLDQAINGSPQSPPARHRLRLREEMSLDSEAPSPKCMKRESYEGSQHIPPEILALGELEFKKAFLLLSYIPGKSLAQVITADEIMQWKDLSMVAYEAVVWERLGKDYCSPTDRTVALEWDSGKTHYYQCHVALDGSYTLKGPLLEPTGTHLHKVLGDDNVLTVKFADVQNKSSTCSNDPYSAYKRIAKDGIMIGLRRYQFFVFKDGGKEEKKKDFSTKGVKCYFIRTDSASSNDLGDPYIFSWKSIHEARMHFMHVHTLPSLAKYMARFSLILSKTKKLEVDMAGITFEEIDDIHCRDENDKDVLDKNGKPRIHSDGTGYISEDLARMCPVNVYKGKCLRSDTVQVQGACKQDPPLLIQARMFYDGFAVKGTFLLKKKLPPRTVQVRPSMIKVSKDPALSNISTFNSLEVVNTSNPPKRTKLSRNLVALLSYGGVPDEFFLDILLNTLEEHKTIFNNKRAALKAALNYGDMDDHNAAQMILAGIPLDEPHLQDQLFTFSKTEKNGLKAGRLPVSESYYLMGTVDPTGELKEDEVCVILESGQISGNVLVYRNPGLHFGDIHVLKATYVQALEEYVGNSKYGVFFPQKGPRSLGDEIAGGDFDGDMYFISRNPELLEHFKSSDPWVSLTPPDNINSAKNPSELSPEELEEELFNMFLKTRFHASNVVGMAADSWLTIMDQFLTLGDERAKEKAEMKEKLLKLTDIYYDALDAPKKGAKFYLPQELKSDVFPHYMERGQKFKSTSILGMIYDFVKSQAPGEHTPSSEINKLTCFKDEPVSDFHMEKYGRWYDDYRKEMSKALSNKDESAGEVIQRHKQEKNESASEVIQRYKHEFYGAAGFEDSKKSLEELYPQALALYKIVYDHAIKMNNVRNCGFVWKVAGSVLCRFYLEKTQEKSFVSSPAVLKELWG from the exons ATGGAAAACAGAACTAGTCAGCATGTTAACGGTGgcgatcaagcttcttcacggTCAGAGAACACTCTTCCTGGTCCTGTTGAAGCAATTTTGGAGGAAGTCTACAGGAAACACAATCTTGGTCCGATAAGTGATGAGACTAGGCAGAGACTGTCTTTGGTTTCTGAGGAGTTGGCTTCTGATACTCTCAGGGAAGTCTTAAACTCCAATCATGTGAGGACGACCCACGATAGATTCATCAACTTTTTGCTTGACCAGGCCATTAATGGCTCTCCACAGTCTCCTCCTGCAAGACACCGTCTTCGTCTTCGAG AAGAGATGTCTCTTGACTCTGAAGCTCCTTCTCCAAAGTGTATGAAAAGAGAAAGCTATGAAGGATCTCAGCACATTCCTCCTGAGATCTTAGCTTTGGGTGAACTTGAGTTTAAGAAGGCGTTTCTGTTGCTTAGCTACATTCCTGG GAAATCGCTGGCTCAGGTTATAACTGCTGATGAGATCATGCAGTGGAAGGACTTGTCTATGGTTGCATATGAGGCAGTGGTCTGGGAGCGCTTGGGAAAGGATTATTGTTCCCCAACAGACCGTACAGTG GCACTTGAATGGGATAGTGGCAAGACTCATTATTATCAGTGTCATGTTGCTTTGGACGGAAGTTACACACTCAAG GGTCCTCTTCTTGAACCCACTGGAACACACTTGCACAAGGTCTTGGGTGATGATAATGTTTTGACAGTCAAGTTTGCAGATGTCCAAAACAAATCGTCAACTTGTAGTAATGACCCTTACTCTGCATACAAAAGGATTGCCAAGGATGGTATCATGATTGGGTTACGCCGTTATCAATTTTTTG TTTTCAAAGATGGAgggaaagaagagaagaagaaagactttTCTACAAAAGGAGTGAAATGCTACTTTATACGCACAGACTCTGCATCTTCGAATGACTTGGGAGATCCCTATATCTTTTCATGGAAGTCAATCCATGAAGCTCGTATGCATTTTATGCATGTCCACACATTGCCATCTCTTGCCAAGTATATGGCAAG GTTTTCTTTAATTCTTTCAAAGACTAAGAAGCTTGAAGTTGACATGGCTGGGATTACCTTTGAAGAAATAGATGATATACACTGCCGT GATGAGAATGATAAAGATGTTCTTGATAAGAATGGGAAACCTCGTATACATTCAGATGGCACTGGCTACATCTCTGAGGACCTTGCTCGGATGTGTCCAGTAAATGTGTATAAAGGGAAATGTCTCAGGAGTGATACTGTTCAG gTGCAGGGAGCCTGTAAACAAGACCCG CCTCTTCTGATCCAGGCCCGGATGTTTTATGATGGCTTTGCTGTTAAGGGAACTTTTCTCTTAAAAAAGAAA CTTCCTCCTCGAACTGTCCAGGTTCGACCTTCTATGATCAAAGTCTCTAAAGATCCAGCTTTGTCAAATATTAGCACCTTTAACTCCTTAGAGGTAGTCAATACAAG TAATCCACCAAAAAGAACAAAGTTATCAAGAAACTTGGTTGCGCTGCTTAGCTATGGAGGAGTCCCTGATGAATTCTTTCTGGATATTTTGCTCAACACGCTGGAAGAGCACAAAACCatcttcaacaacaaacgtgctGCTCTTAAAG CTGCCCTTAATTATGGAGATATGGACGATCACAACGCTGCACAAATGATTTTGGCTGGTATCCCACTTGACGAACCACACTTGCAGGATCAGCTGTTTACTTTTTCAAAAACAGAGAAGAATGGTCTCAAAGCAGGAAGGCTTCCTGTCAGTGAATCATACTATCTCATGGGTACCGTTGATCCCACCGGAGAGTTGAAGGAAGATGAAGTCTGTGTCATCCT CGAGTCTGGCCAAATCTCAGGGAATGTGCTAGTTTACAGGAATCCTGGACTACATTTTGGGGACATACATGTACTTAAGGCAACATATGTCCAGGCCTTGGAGGAGTATGTAGGAAACTCCAAGTATGGTGTGTTCTTCCCTCAGAAAGGTCCAAGATCTTTGGGTGATGAGATTGCAGGTGGTGACTTTGATGGTGATATGTATTTCATCTCCAGAAATCCAGAG CTACTTGAACacttcaaatcaagtgatccctgGGTGAGTTTGACTCCTCCTGATAACATTAACTCTGCTAAGAACCCAAGCGAGCTTTCACCAGAAGAGTTGGAAGAAGAGCTTTTCAATATGTTCTTGAAGACAAGATTCCATGCTAG CAATGTTGTAGGGATGGCTGCTGATAGCTGGTTAACAATAATGGACCAATTTCTCACACTAGGAGATGAGAGGGCTAAGGAAAAAGCTGAAATGAAGGAGAAATTGTTGAAGCTGACTGATATATACTATGATGCTCTTGATGCACCCAAGAAAGGTGCTAAGTTCTATCTTCCTCAGGAGCTGAAGTCTGACGTTTTCCCACATTACATGGAGCGGGGTCAGAAGTTCAAGTCCACTTCTATTCTTGGAATGATCTATGACTTTGTTAAATCACAAGCACCAGGGGAACACACACCATCATCTG AAATCAATAAACTCACATGTTTCAAAGATGAGCCGGTCTCTGATTTTCATATGGAGAAATATGGACGGTGGTATGATGATTACAGAAAGGAGATGAGCAAGGCGTTGAGTAACAAAGATGAATCAGCCGGTGAAGTTATTCAGAGACACAAGCAGGAAAAAAATGAATCAGCCAGTGAAGTTATCCAGAGATACAAGCAC GAGTTCTATGGTGCTGCAGGGTTTGAAGACAGCAAGAAGAGTCTGGAAGAACTTTATCCGCAAGCCTTGGCACTTTACAAGATCGTGTACGATCATGCAATCAAAATGAATAACGTTCGAAACTGTGGGTTTGTGTGGAAGGTTGCAGGATCGGTCCTGTGCAGGTTCTACCTTGAGAAAACGCAGGAGAAATCCTTCGTATCTTCACCCGCTGTGCTTAAAGAGCTTTGGGGATGA
- the LOC106376417 gene encoding probable RNA-dependent RNA polymerase 5 isoform X2, giving the protein MENRTSQHVNGGDQASSRSENTLPGPVEAILEEVYRKHNLGPISDETRQRLSLVSEELASDTLREVLNSNHVRTTHDRFINFLLDQAINGSPQSPPARHRLRLREMSLDSEAPSPKCMKRESYEGSQHIPPEILALGELEFKKAFLLLSYIPGKSLAQVITADEIMQWKDLSMVAYEAVVWERLGKDYCSPTDRTVALEWDSGKTHYYQCHVALDGSYTLKGPLLEPTGTHLHKVLGDDNVLTVKFADVQNKSSTCSNDPYSAYKRIAKDGIMIGLRRYQFFVFKDGGKEEKKKDFSTKGVKCYFIRTDSASSNDLGDPYIFSWKSIHEARMHFMHVHTLPSLAKYMARFSLILSKTKKLEVDMAGITFEEIDDIHCRLQDENDKDVLDKNGKPRIHSDGTGYISEDLARMCPVNVYKGKCLRSDTVQVQGACKQDPPLLIQARMFYDGFAVKGTFLLKKKLPPRTVQVRPSMIKVSKDPALSNISTFNSLEVVNTSNPPKRTKLSRNLVALLSYGGVPDEFFLDILLNTLEEHKTIFNNKRAALKAALNYGDMDDHNAAQMILAGIPLDEPHLQDQLFTFSKTEKNGLKAGRLPVSESYYLMGTVDPTGELKEDEVCVILESGQISGNVLVYRNPGLHFGDIHVLKATYVQALEEYVGNSKYGVFFPQKGPRSLGDEIAGGDFDGDMYFISRNPELLEHFKSSDPWVSLTPPDNINSAKNPSELSPEELEEELFNMFLKTRFHASNVVGMAADSWLTIMDQFLTLGDERAKEKAEMKEKLLKLTDIYYDALDAPKKGAKFYLPQELKSDVFPHYMERGQKFKSTSILGMIYDFVKSQAPGEHTPSSEINKLTCFKDEPVSDFHMEKYGRWYDDYRKEMSKALSNKDESAGEVIQRHKQEKNESASEVIQRYKHEFYGAAGFEDSKKSLEELYPQALALYKIVYDHAIKMNNVRNCGFVWKVAGSVLCRFYLEKTQEKSFVSSPAVLKELWG; this is encoded by the exons ATGGAAAACAGAACTAGTCAGCATGTTAACGGTGgcgatcaagcttcttcacggTCAGAGAACACTCTTCCTGGTCCTGTTGAAGCAATTTTGGAGGAAGTCTACAGGAAACACAATCTTGGTCCGATAAGTGATGAGACTAGGCAGAGACTGTCTTTGGTTTCTGAGGAGTTGGCTTCTGATACTCTCAGGGAAGTCTTAAACTCCAATCATGTGAGGACGACCCACGATAGATTCATCAACTTTTTGCTTGACCAGGCCATTAATGGCTCTCCACAGTCTCCTCCTGCAAGACACCGTCTTCGTCTTCGAG AGATGTCTCTTGACTCTGAAGCTCCTTCTCCAAAGTGTATGAAAAGAGAAAGCTATGAAGGATCTCAGCACATTCCTCCTGAGATCTTAGCTTTGGGTGAACTTGAGTTTAAGAAGGCGTTTCTGTTGCTTAGCTACATTCCTGG GAAATCGCTGGCTCAGGTTATAACTGCTGATGAGATCATGCAGTGGAAGGACTTGTCTATGGTTGCATATGAGGCAGTGGTCTGGGAGCGCTTGGGAAAGGATTATTGTTCCCCAACAGACCGTACAGTG GCACTTGAATGGGATAGTGGCAAGACTCATTATTATCAGTGTCATGTTGCTTTGGACGGAAGTTACACACTCAAG GGTCCTCTTCTTGAACCCACTGGAACACACTTGCACAAGGTCTTGGGTGATGATAATGTTTTGACAGTCAAGTTTGCAGATGTCCAAAACAAATCGTCAACTTGTAGTAATGACCCTTACTCTGCATACAAAAGGATTGCCAAGGATGGTATCATGATTGGGTTACGCCGTTATCAATTTTTTG TTTTCAAAGATGGAgggaaagaagagaagaagaaagactttTCTACAAAAGGAGTGAAATGCTACTTTATACGCACAGACTCTGCATCTTCGAATGACTTGGGAGATCCCTATATCTTTTCATGGAAGTCAATCCATGAAGCTCGTATGCATTTTATGCATGTCCACACATTGCCATCTCTTGCCAAGTATATGGCAAG GTTTTCTTTAATTCTTTCAAAGACTAAGAAGCTTGAAGTTGACATGGCTGGGATTACCTTTGAAGAAATAGATGATATACACTGCCGT TTGCAGGATGAGAATGATAAAGATGTTCTTGATAAGAATGGGAAACCTCGTATACATTCAGATGGCACTGGCTACATCTCTGAGGACCTTGCTCGGATGTGTCCAGTAAATGTGTATAAAGGGAAATGTCTCAGGAGTGATACTGTTCAG gTGCAGGGAGCCTGTAAACAAGACCCG CCTCTTCTGATCCAGGCCCGGATGTTTTATGATGGCTTTGCTGTTAAGGGAACTTTTCTCTTAAAAAAGAAA CTTCCTCCTCGAACTGTCCAGGTTCGACCTTCTATGATCAAAGTCTCTAAAGATCCAGCTTTGTCAAATATTAGCACCTTTAACTCCTTAGAGGTAGTCAATACAAG TAATCCACCAAAAAGAACAAAGTTATCAAGAAACTTGGTTGCGCTGCTTAGCTATGGAGGAGTCCCTGATGAATTCTTTCTGGATATTTTGCTCAACACGCTGGAAGAGCACAAAACCatcttcaacaacaaacgtgctGCTCTTAAAG CTGCCCTTAATTATGGAGATATGGACGATCACAACGCTGCACAAATGATTTTGGCTGGTATCCCACTTGACGAACCACACTTGCAGGATCAGCTGTTTACTTTTTCAAAAACAGAGAAGAATGGTCTCAAAGCAGGAAGGCTTCCTGTCAGTGAATCATACTATCTCATGGGTACCGTTGATCCCACCGGAGAGTTGAAGGAAGATGAAGTCTGTGTCATCCT CGAGTCTGGCCAAATCTCAGGGAATGTGCTAGTTTACAGGAATCCTGGACTACATTTTGGGGACATACATGTACTTAAGGCAACATATGTCCAGGCCTTGGAGGAGTATGTAGGAAACTCCAAGTATGGTGTGTTCTTCCCTCAGAAAGGTCCAAGATCTTTGGGTGATGAGATTGCAGGTGGTGACTTTGATGGTGATATGTATTTCATCTCCAGAAATCCAGAG CTACTTGAACacttcaaatcaagtgatccctgGGTGAGTTTGACTCCTCCTGATAACATTAACTCTGCTAAGAACCCAAGCGAGCTTTCACCAGAAGAGTTGGAAGAAGAGCTTTTCAATATGTTCTTGAAGACAAGATTCCATGCTAG CAATGTTGTAGGGATGGCTGCTGATAGCTGGTTAACAATAATGGACCAATTTCTCACACTAGGAGATGAGAGGGCTAAGGAAAAAGCTGAAATGAAGGAGAAATTGTTGAAGCTGACTGATATATACTATGATGCTCTTGATGCACCCAAGAAAGGTGCTAAGTTCTATCTTCCTCAGGAGCTGAAGTCTGACGTTTTCCCACATTACATGGAGCGGGGTCAGAAGTTCAAGTCCACTTCTATTCTTGGAATGATCTATGACTTTGTTAAATCACAAGCACCAGGGGAACACACACCATCATCTG AAATCAATAAACTCACATGTTTCAAAGATGAGCCGGTCTCTGATTTTCATATGGAGAAATATGGACGGTGGTATGATGATTACAGAAAGGAGATGAGCAAGGCGTTGAGTAACAAAGATGAATCAGCCGGTGAAGTTATTCAGAGACACAAGCAGGAAAAAAATGAATCAGCCAGTGAAGTTATCCAGAGATACAAGCAC GAGTTCTATGGTGCTGCAGGGTTTGAAGACAGCAAGAAGAGTCTGGAAGAACTTTATCCGCAAGCCTTGGCACTTTACAAGATCGTGTACGATCATGCAATCAAAATGAATAACGTTCGAAACTGTGGGTTTGTGTGGAAGGTTGCAGGATCGGTCCTGTGCAGGTTCTACCTTGAGAAAACGCAGGAGAAATCCTTCGTATCTTCACCCGCTGTGCTTAAAGAGCTTTGGGGATGA